The Mercenaria mercenaria strain notata chromosome 8, MADL_Memer_1, whole genome shotgun sequence genome has a segment encoding these proteins:
- the LOC123566645 gene encoding apoptosis regulator BAX-like, producing the protein MFSNKNILYHGIMAAVAPSERDYPVGYVPRENRRTRLRRISEHLTRLDMPNDNHRNPFFDNILTAPKVSAEETREEGKVLFGQFIYDEINREEDLETPEEIREEIDHLCTPQGYANPAWAKVGQDLRRCADDFQRSKERKKVRRQAAEITQNSSGVTKNQFRDLLSELLKNGITKERIIVLFFFCSDVAIETLKRKAQTSVQLCQQFIQWSFEFIAESVCSWVQANGGWGAVFNSTMVFVGRAVLVFGVGMICYYGYKKFIKS; encoded by the exons ATGTtcagtaataaaaacattttatatcatgGGATAATGGCTGCTGTTGCCCCATCTGAGAGGGATTATCCAGTAGGCTATGTGCCACGAGAGAATAGACGTACACGTCTCAGACGAATATCCGAGCACCTTACAAGGTTGGACATGCCAAATGACAACCATAGAAATCCATTTTTCGATAATATTTTGACTGCTCCGAAAGTCAGTGCTGAGGAAACTCGTGAAGAAGGAAAAGTGTTGTTTGGTCAGTTTATTTATGATGAAATCAACAGAGAGGAGGATTTGGAAACCCCTGAAGAAATTAGAGAAGAAATAGATCATCTTTG TACACCACAGGGGTATGCTAATCCGGCCTGGGCAAAGGTAGGCCAGGACCTACGAAGATGTGCAGATGACTTCCAGAGGAGTAAAGAAAGGAAAAAGGTTCGAAGACAAGCAGCTGag ATTACACAGAACAGTTCAGGGGTCACAAAGAATCAGTTCAGAGACTTGCTGTCCGAGTTGTTGAAGAATGGAATAACAAAGGAGAGAATTATTGTACTTTTCTTCTTCTGCTCTGACGTTGCCATAGAAACGCTGAAGAGAAAGGCGCAGACAAGTGTTCAGCTGTGTCAACAGTTTATCCAATGGTCATTTGAATTTATCGCAGAAAGTGTGTGTTCATGGGTTCAAGCTAATGGAGGTTGG GGCGCAGTGTTCAATTCCACGATGGTGTTTGTTGGACGTGCTGTTTTAGTATTTGGAGTTGGTATGATATGTTACTATGGTTACAAGAAGTTTATCAAGAGTTGA